Genomic DNA from Desulfonema ishimotonii:
CCGCATTTCTGTCCGGGAGTAGGATATCCCCCCCCTGAATACATGCTATTCCCAATTGAATATCCCTTCATTTTTATGAAATAGAGTATCTGAGAAACCGGCTTAGGCGTTACAAAAAATCAGCCACTGCCCGTGAGAGAAATAACAGATATATCCCACTTTTTACACAAAGCTATCTGCTGACTCCGAGGCAGTGGCAGTAGGGTGGGCACGTCTTTTTGTGCCCACCGGTTTCCTGAAATCTGATCAGCACGAATGCAGGGAGCGTTTTCGACCCCCTGCGAAATATGGAACACCTGATGCGGAGTAAAATGGCAAATGTGAAATCAGTCATCTGCAAACAGGCAACGGAATGATTTCACATGAGATGTATGTGATCTGCCTCACCCCTGATCCTCAGAGCGTGTTTGGAAGCCCCCTCCGGGGCTTTTCAGATACGCTCTGAGAGATACGCTGAACGGAGAAAATACACATGAATATCCGATGCCCCGAATGCAAAACGCGCTATCGTGTTGATGATGAGAAAATTTCCGGGAAAACCGTTTATGCCCGATGTGCCAGATGTCAGACCCGCTTTGCCATAAAAAAGAATCGTCACGGACAAAAGCCGCCCTGTTCCGATGCGCCGCAAACGCTTTTCTGCAACCGGTGCGGTCAGAAGTCGGACAGGCGGTTTGCCGTCAACGGCAAACCGGTATGTGAAAAATGCTATAAGACCCTGAGTACCCGGAAAAGAGAAAAACCGGTATCCGAATATTGTATGCCCCGGAAATCTCAGAATCAGAAAAACTCCAGTAACCGCAACGGGTCCGGCGGCATCTTCGGAATGATCGGAAAAATGTTTTCAAACGACATGGCCATTGACCTGGGCACAGCCAACACGCTGGTTTACATCAGAAAAAAGGGGATCGTTCTGAACGAGGCGTCGGTGGTGGCGCTTCGGACAGACGCACGATATGAAAAAAGTGTCATTGCGGTCGGCTGTGAGGCCAAAGAGATGATGGGGAAGACCCCGCATAACATCACCGCCGTCCGCCCCATGCGAGACGGTGTGATCGCTGATTTTGAAACGACCGGCATCATGCTGCAACATTTCATCAGAAAAGCCCGGCGGGGGCGGAACATCTTCAAGCCGAGAATGCTGATCGCGATTCCGTCCGGCATCACACCGGTGGAAAAACGGGCGGTCAGAGAGGCGGCGGAACAGGCCGGGGCCAGA
This window encodes:
- the mreB gene encoding rod shape-determining protein MreB, which codes for MNIRCPECKTRYRVDDEKISGKTVYARCARCQTRFAIKKNRHGQKPPCSDAPQTLFCNRCGQKSDRRFAVNGKPVCEKCYKTLSTRKREKPVSEYCMPRKSQNQKNSSNRNGSGGIFGMIGKMFSNDMAIDLGTANTLVYIRKKGIVLNEASVVALRTDARYEKSVIAVGCEAKEMMGKTPHNITAVRPMRDGVIADFETTGIMLQHFIRKARRGRNIFKPRMLIAIPSGITPVEKRAVREAAEQAGARSVSLIEEPMAAAIGADLPVADPICNMVVDIGGGTTEVATISLAGVVSGKSVKIAGDRMDDAIMRYIRKKYNFIIGERTAEFVKMTIGNACPDPRNPESMEVKGWNIISGEPKIFSVNALEIREAIGEQLDAIVEAVKIVLDRTPQELTANVIDRGILLTGGGALLKRLDRFLMEKSGLPVTVADDPLSTIVLGSGKAMISPDIFSRVVVS